GATTTGCCGAAATAACAAATTTGGTTATAATGGATCCATTCTGTATTTTATCCCGAATAAAATGACAATCAATTTCTATATGTCTGGTTCTCTCATGAAAAACTGGATTAGCCGCTATATGCAAAGTTGCTTTGTTGTCATAGTATAGTAATGCTGGATTCGGATGTAATATCCGTAAATCTTTTAATAATGAACATAACCACGACAACTCACAGCATGTATCTGTCATGGCTCGATATTCGGCTTCTGCTGAGGAGAGTAATActgttttttgtctttttgttcGCCAAGAAACAAGTGAAGATCCTAAGAAAACATAATAACCTGTAGTGGATCTCCGAGTCATTGGGTAGCCAGCCCAATCTGAATCACAAAAAGCCCGCAATGATAAATCATTTTGAGAAGAGAAGAACAAACCCTGTCCTGGTGCACATTTCAGATAACGCAACACACGCAAGGCAGCTTCCATGTGTGATTTGCGTGGTGCATGCATAAATCGACTTAGCACATGTATAAAATACATGATATCCGGTCAGGTAATAGTCAAGTAAATTAGACGACCCACAAGTCGCCTACACTGAGATGGATCTTTAAGTAAATCATCTGCATCTGagagttttgtgttttgttccaTAAGAAAGTTCACAGGTTTGGCACCCAAAATCCCACCATCCTTcagaattttcaaaatgtaCTTCCGTTGTGAGATAGCAATGCCTTTTTGTGATCGAGAAACCTCAATTCCCAGAGAGTATTTCAAGTTGCCCAAATCTTTAATTCAGAAACGACCATGCAGTTTCCAACATGTATCTCGTACGTGATGATCATTATCATATAATGAGCAATGCAGTGGCTTACAGTTAAAAGAGTTGGAGATAGAGGAAGTGCCTTGTCTTGACTGAACTGCTGAAGCTGGAAGGGCATCTCGTTGGATTGTCATGGTTGCAGTTTCTGCTGTCTCGTGTGTATCATTTAAGCTGCGTTGCTTCTCTTCTTGAATAATAGAGGAATATGCTTGGTGAACATCAGGGAAAGGATTCAGCAATAGGATCTGTCCTCTAATGGCCTTGTAAGAGTCATTAAGTCCCATGAGGAACTGCATTAGCTGTCTTCTCTTATGGTCTGCTCCACAGGAGCAAACAGTGCTGCTATAGGAACCCAATTCATCCCACAATCCCTTCAGCTTTGTGTAGTAAGCTGCAATGGTCATCTGCGCCTGAGAAGTACAAGCAATGTCTCTCTCAATCTGAAAGATATGTGGGGCATTGCTATGAGAAAACTGATCATGGAGGTCCTCCCAAACCTCTTGTGCTGTAGTTGAATATATAACTCTCTCTGCAAGTTCTGACGAGATTGAATTGAGAATCCATGACATAATCATGTCATTGCATCTCTTCCATGAAGCATAATCATTTAGTTGGCTCTTGGCAAATGGTATCTGTACTGTTCCATCTATAAATCCCAACTTATTTTTAGTGTTCAAAGAAATCGCCATAGACCTGCACGAGGTGGAATAATTGTCGCCATTGAGAGGCTTAGAGACCAGCACTAATCCTAGGTGATCAGAATGGTAGAGACAAAAAAGATCGAAGGCATTGTTCTTGCCTTCCCTAGAAGATTGTTCATGCTCCATAATACTGGACAATTAAAAGGGAAAATtggagcaagaaaaaaaaaacagagaactAGGTtaccagctctgataccatgtaaaacagagaagagaaaatatttaCCTTGAGTTTATTCAATGATACTCTACCGCTTATATACAAGTATTTCCCTACAATTGTGCTATGCTATATTAGGAATATGAATTCCAATAGAAATAGTATAGTTGACAGAACAGGTCTACATATTTCTTTCTTAAACCATTACATAACTTTGAGATATTCATTGATCCTTTCTTAACAATCTctctcatcatcatcaccagcCATAGTTCTCCCATGTCCTCCTAGTACACAATATTGAACAAGGAGCTTAATATAAATACAACATATACACGGTCATACGAGTGTCAAATTGTTGCTTCAACTTATTCCTTCGACTGCCCCTGCCAAGACTAACCCGACTGCTCTTCCTATGGTAACTGCTGAACCTCCTGAAGAAAACATTGAAGCAATTCACGTAAGCATACTAATCTTATGCGTATCCTTAATTATTGTGTTTGACATAATTGCAAACACTTAATCTAGCACCATGCATGTCGCCCATCCAAGCCTTCTCCAATTTCTTTaacttttcttccattttttttatttttttttttggtaacccggggtgtccgggccatcttacacgcaccacaactaatccccggacccactgaacaccctgcaagcccagtagacATGTAAGATACCGCGAGGGTGATAGACGTGCACGTTAGGGCTCGAACCCAGGTGACAGAGGCAAGGAAACCTTGCCTCTGCCGCTAGGCTACAAGCCCTGGTGTCTCCCTAATTCTTTAAACAAAACATCAGGAGAAGGAGGTCATGTCTTATGGCTATCTGTATATCTCAATCTTGATCTTCAATTGTCAATAACGCTAGGATATGCATCTTCTCTCCTAGTATTTAAGCCGTGCTTCAAGCTGATTGGTTTTGATAATGACTTTCTCAAATTAaaatgcaatttaaaaaaaaaagattgtttccagatgtttaatttaattaatcattttttttatttttttaatgtttttttttagaatttgatttttaatattaaatttgattcttcttttattattattatttgtttttctcttgttattttttttaattcaaatcttttttatttatcacatttagttattattcttttgatttatatttaatttattgaaaagaatttatgaaactgattttatttatgaatctgattttttaaaaaaatttcattatcttctaactttttttatttgtcaaattttctctttatttgttatttattttatttaaaataatttataaaattaaattatttttttcaatctcatctttcttcaacctttttatttatcagCTTTGacctctatttaaaaaaaaaacttgaattaaatatttaaatattgataatttattttccatctTATTTTACATGGCATAgtcacatattaaaaaatatttttcaatttaattttaataacactactaaaactaaaaaaataatttacttttctagaattaattttttataaaaaccataaaaaaatacttgcattatttatttttttactatagcctctgtgtttaatatttttatcggtTAGTGTCAGTATAAAAATTGACACATATCACATGCTCGCAACTTAGATTTTTAGTGTCATTCCATCCCAGCTAAAACATGCTGGACATTAATTCTTCATTTCTTGTTTATTaggcttattttattttttatttattttttattaaaatagatgTTCAAATCAACTTGTatatatctcgactaatctcacgaatcctgaagttaacaacaaATTAGACTCATTTTAGTATTTCTGATGATTGCCTTTCTTTCCctccattttgtcctcaacatatttttcttcaatggcatcattttaattatacattgttttttttttggttcttgattGTCTCTTATCTTCATGTGTTTTGTAGATCTTGagattttttgtcaaattttaaaacttgagtgGGGTCTCATTTAATGAGCTATGGTCTGAGTTTGCTGTGGAAGGACATTCAAAGAAATCGAACCAAATTGTAAAGTAATGGAAATATGCATGACCAATCTTCAATTTGTGCGAAAAACTTGAGGGGgggttttcttaatttctttgacTGACCAATGGCAATTCAAGAATTTAAGTCTGTCAGCACCTCAGCATCAACCAGATGTCAGGACTCAGctttagttaaaattaaagcaaaatagTAATTATGAGAGGGAAAGCTCGATCGCACCATAAATACGAGGTAGCTGAGCCAAATATcgaataaatattattgataaacGTGATTAATCCATCCGATGTTTACAACTGAGCTGCTCTTTCGAATCTCAGTTTTAATTTGACTCTCGACCACACCCACTAGCAACAAGCCACAAACAAACAAGGCAAAATCAACCCCTTACTTTCTTTtcgttttcttaattttaccaGCCTCGCCTTCTCCCCTATGctcaaaaaaatctcataattattaaGTTACAAGGCATTTAAAACAAGAATTCATAAATGATGGTATGCCGACCAGTGATCAGCCACAATCAGCACTTTGGAAGATCAGACGGTGGTGGTGGTATTTTTTGATTCGGTTGGGGTCCATCCAAGACTATCCATGCCATTCTTAGCCCCCAGCTGGTGTGCACATCAAGATGGCAGTGCATGAACCACACCCCTGATCACAAGTTTACACAAAATCAATATTGTCGTCGATCAAGAATTTTTAAGATTCAAGTTAagtaattgtaaaaaaaaaaacaaaacaaaaaaaaacatacaagaaTTATGCTACAAATAGCATAACGCACCTGGATTGTCCGCTAGGAAGCGAATAGCGATCCAGCCACCAGCTGGAACTCCTGCCGTGTTCCTTTCCATAGGGTCGACCAGATTAAAATTGGAAGGATCTTTGTTGGGATCGTAGTTGCCAAAACCTTGTCCAAccacaaagaaattaaaaccatGCAGATGGAGTGGGTGACTTTCGGCAGCGACTATGCTTGTGCCCTGCATTACCAACTCCACGCTCGTGTTGAATGTTAACACCACTGCTTTTGTACCATTGCTAACCATAGTATTATTTGGTGGAGTACCCGTATAATTGAATGGTATTGTTGGGTTCTGAGGAAAATCGGAGGTGAAGACACCATTTGACTGTCCGAAGAAGTAGGATTGCAGAAGAGCTACAGAGGGTAATACAAATGACACATTGTTAATCGAAGCAGCGAATTTCGTATTATTATTTGGTCCCTGACAGGTTGTATTTTTAGGGCACGGGTTAGTCCCAAGTCCCACAGTGAAGAAGAATTTCCTGTCCACTGTTTGTGGCACATTAGCTGGAAATTTAGCGTTGGCTAAGCTACGGAATTTCTTGGTGAAATTCGCAACAAAGCCAGTGGCATTGATTGGTGGCAGAGTTGGCTTGAGTGTAGGAAGCTTTTTCAAGTGATTATTACTAGATGGATGTTTATAAACCAGGACACCAGCAGTGGTAGAGTTGTCAAAGCTTCCCATGCCTGAGAAATAAGGCCCGGCAAACATGTAAAAGGTTGCATTAGGGAGATGTGGCTTGGTTTTGAGTAGAACATTTGTAGTTTGGCCTGGAGTGATGAGGAGCGTGTCAGCTTCAAAAGGCTTGACATAAACAGCATCAGCTTCAACGACGGTGAGAGTGTGGTTCGCAATGCTGAAAAAGAGCTCGTCGTTGAGTGCAGCGTTGATTAGTCGGAGAAGGTAGGTTTTTCCCGGCTTTACCTTCAGTTTGTATGTATCTGCGAAGGCCACgttgataattattttagatatatcaaaattcaatttctttgaaaactcagtttttattttatttttaataaaatctcgaTCAcaccttaaaaaagaaaatgacatccGTATTATAATTTACGCAGATTATGAATGCCGTTTCTTGCATGGGTGAATGCTACCCTCCATCCAACAGATATCGTAATTTGCTCTTTGACGATAGTATTGCAACTAATCCAGATTAAAGTTAATAACTCTAATTATTAActatattcattaatattaattatgttctgtttattagattaaaaaaaaaagaaaactatatgGTGCATGCGTAACATGCCCTCAATTCTGACCTTTCTCTTGCAACTTAATTTACACTATTGCATGTTGTAGGTGGTAATATCAACCGCATTTCTCCCTtgcaaaatcttaaaaaaaccgGAAATGGCCAGCGCAGTCACTACATATCATCATCAAGTGATATTTTACCTTTAGCAGAACAATTGTATAAAGGCCCTGGAAGGCCATTGATGGTGTACGCATCTGAAACATTTGGACCTGCCCCGGTCTGAAGAGCCTGGGCAATTACAGCTTCTGGGTCTACATTAAACCATTCTCCTGTAATCCCAAATTCATTAGAGATCTATTCTCTGTTGCATAGCATAAAATttagggagagaaaaagaataatACACTGATATGCTAATCAATTAATTACCAAAAAGAATGGGGATTTCCTTGTAGGGTTTCTTAAATGGGTAGGACTCGTTGAGCTTTGGTAGAATAATAATGGGTCCATAGAGTGATGATCTTAGCCATGAAATGTGAGCATGCCACAAGAGTGTTCCTCTCTGCCCAGTGATGGTGAAATTGTACGTATATGCCTGGCCAGTTTGTATGGGACATTGTGTTACGTAAGCTGGACCATCTGCCCATCCGCTTGTTAGCTGCCTTACTCCATGCCTGTTCCCTCATTCAAAATAATCATATTAAAGGTAATGCTTCGGCCGTAATTGCCAATACCTCGAAGCCACATAAATGCAATAGCTTACAAATTGATTTAACTGTTTGATAGACTATACATATTCATACCAGTGAATGGTAATATTTTCAGCAACATGGTTGACCACCTTAACTAGAACTTGATCACCTTCCCTTGCTACCAGGCGAGGACCTGGGAACTGTCCATTTACTGTCACTAGGCTCCTTGTGTGGCATAATCTCGTAAAATTCTTGTGTGTGATCTTTTATTAATCACatcaggaaaaataaataaaacaaattagaatAGGGGGGGAGAATTGGCAACAAAAACTTTGAAATCGAAGTGTTAAAGATTTATGTACATTGAACGTGTACTGCCTTGTTATGGCCGCTGCAAAGTCCGGCActaaagagaaaatgaaaaaacacaaGAGCTGCAGAGCTGCCATTGAAGGCAATACTGTGGGACGCGGAGAGTTGCCCATTTCGGacctttctcttgaaatatTTCTCTCACACACTGTTTGGTATGGAAGAAATatttggaggaggaggaagctAGCCAACGGGTGCAGAATGTATGGAGATAACAATTGACACGCATTATATAGAGAAAGAGATTAGGTGATGCGAAGAAAGGAAGATTAATTAAGGAGCTTCATTCACTTCAGGTGATAGTTGAGGTGGTCACACTTGTCTCCTATGCTTTGCTTTTCTTGGTTGAGCTGAATTTTAGAGTGTTCATAAAGTAAGATTTTTCATTAACTATCTATTTAAATCTTGATTACCAGAATAACCTTTCCTTATTGCATCATTCTAATCACATGAAGTAGACTACTGCAACACCAAAATTCCCATTAACTgcattaataaatttaacagAGAGAATTAAGCTTATGCTCTCTCTCAACAAAGTTCATGCCAATCTATAGATCGATGAGCAGAGTCAATATCCCTAATTCATTTGTCTATCTATAGAATAGAATGTACTCTTCTGGATGTgttgagtgtgtgtgtgtgtgtaataataataataataataataatcgagtgtattaattaaaaaataatcttgaaaaataaatcacatataTTTGTGCGTTTTATTTATTATCCATATTCACACACCCATATATATTGTCTCTAGGAAGGCAATTATATATttaccaaaatcaaaattcttaaGGATACATATTGTAACAACAGACTCCGAAttagtaaaatatattaatcctcctcaaagtaaatgaaaattgaaagatgattttattGTTCTTGTCAGAGTATGAGTGCATAGTTTTGAGAATTTTACATTTAGatttctcataattttttttatcgtgaCTTCCAATTAAATTCAAGTTTGAAAACGAGAGTAGAAAGCCAACTCCTAACTTGAAACCAACACCCTTAGCTTGTtcaaatgtttaattaaaagatGGTATATATTTCATTTCGAAGTTGCATAAAGGAACTCATTAAAACTCTCAACTCAGtaaagaatccaaaaatatGGAATATGTCTTGTAAAAATCTTCTAAATTGCATGATTATTGATGTGATCCTTAATTATTAGGGCTTTAGCTTGTTTTAGGTTAAATTCCGCGATCAAATCTCAATCTATGGCTGCCTTCCCCCCAAGCATGGAAATTATGATAAGTACTTCGCACttgtaattaatgatatattacAATGGTGATTTAATTGGATAGAAACCACCTCGTACAGCAATGTTCCTGAAAGTAAACATGTGAGTTTTCTTAATCACTTCACCTTTTGAATTTACCATACACTGCCTTCCATTGACTTCTTTCCTCCCACCAATTTACCATATACCATATATAATTCAAGCGTTTATGGTGAGACTGTAGCTTTCTAGAGCAGTTGGTTAGTTGAAACCCTTGCAGGTACGAGCTAGCCACTTAGTCACTTCATTCCCTTCACTTGATATTCCTGGGCCCTTTCTCCACCTGttccctctctgttttttttttcttttttttatctggagACAATACTCTACCTATTCTGTCTTTGAAACTAAGGAATATTATATTCATCATAAATAATGACACGATGATTTTCATGTacgcaatatatatatatatatatatatatatatatatatatatatatatatatagaattaggTTCACGTCCACCATTTCCTAGTCAATATTATAACTCAATTCTCAGCATCATTATCTTGGGTCACCTGTGAACCCTCATGTTTGATCAATGAGTTCAAGATCTGGCTAAAAGCAGAAGACCACAACCAACACCATCGATCCGTACATGGGATGTTTTGCTGGTGAAGTTGCTTTTTGGCAACTCTCTGGAGGAGAAGGATGTGTCAACTGAATGGAAAATGATGTCCGCCCTAGCTAGCTCTAATTAGGATTGGGTTTTGAATGGCTGAATTGTTTAAGGGTTTAAGATGTCATTTCATTAGTCTTCGCGACAAAAGCAATCATACAAATTCAGATGACCCAAACCTGAGTTTGGGAGATGCATGTCATTCATTGGTCAACAAACACACCCTATGTTATTATAATGAGGGcctgcattattttttaataaaatatttaaattatgtaatgacttttttaaaaaaaaattaataactcaaATTATAGTTCGAACAAACTACATAACTTGTATTTAAaaaagacaatatatatatatatatatatatatatatatatatatatatatatatataaaaagaagaagaaaacaatgcaTTATCAACTTggattgaagaataaaatataaaataataaattttttataaaagagttaaggaaaaaaaattaaaaatcagaagaataaggatcatattgaaaacaacataatgaaaaaaacctGAACATGTAgaattttccaactcattttttagataaaaaattcataaatgtaaaatgaaaaacttaaacacACATTTAGTCAGATAAATCATGAACCATTGtgtaaatacataaaaaaaataacgttgaaaaaaaatataactggaaaaattaagatatcaatgtaaatcaaaatatttaatatctcaATACGGATTATTTATTAGGTTGTATTTAGTGAATTTGTTTAtgagaataaatttataatagagattgacatatataaaatttattgaataaaataaaaagaaaaaaaatattattcaaggttatatatattaaaaatattataaaaaaataaatattaaatttatataaaaataaaaataattaaagaagaatcattataccaaaaaaaatttaacattatatatatatatatatatatagacacacacatagACACGCACGCTATGCCACCATATCTTATGTAACTCGTTAACTTTAAGCTAGTGAAAATCTATGATATCTGATACCATAATGCCATTGtacttttttctattaattaataattgatggttttgtgagtttttatgcacttaaatttttttaaaaaattacatagtacaaaaatatttaaaaaaataatataattaagaaaGTCGTAAATAATATCTCTAACTCATATGTATTATATGtaactctttttaaatttaattttttttctctttcttttctcaatttaatttttcttaggCCATTTTATAATTTAGCAGAGTCATATTTGATGCATATAACTTGTGAGTCGTAGATATAATTTGCAATTCTCttagctattttattttttaaaatgttttatgaattgtgtaatttctttatatttttttaattgtgctaaagtaaaaaaaaaacatcataattttcttgttaaatagaaaaataggtagcaacaaaaaaatatgagttaatccttgtagtaataataataataataataataataacaacttaATAGTTCTTTAATCAATTTGATCATACTTagttgtatttttgttttaaatatattcttttcttattaatctTTTCATCATAtctacttttttgttttgtattcatcaaaataaaatagagaagaatgtaaaacaaataaaaatattaaattataaatagatttcaaaatttaggaattaaatatatagtttttgaaacgatgaaaactaattaattattaaaaaaaaatagcaaactgattaagaaaaaatttacagtgtaaaaaaattaaaaaaaatactaattttgaATATTAGAATATCATCTCAACACATAATCTAAAGATCTAACTAGATTAATAACTATAAAAGTAAAATGCGTCACTCATATTTGGTAATTGTCACTAGCATCTAGCTCAGagattgaattgttttttcaaccACACTTACATCTATGCTGCATAAGATTTACCTGCTGGGTCTCCACTATCGAAGTACCTTCGAGCTTAATCATCTTTCAGGTTGCTTGATTTTGAGTcactaacatttttttaattgttaatgatAACATCAGCGTCAGGCtaacattatatttttcttcgGTTAAGGATTaagacaatttcttttttttttcttacaattcaCCACCATAGAAAGTTCCTTCCTTTCTAGCCAAGAAATTACTATAACCAATCCTCTAACACTGTTCTTGGTGGAGTAATGCGAAATATCACCGAACGTCACTACTACTGCACATATATTTATTAATGGCAGAAGGTCATATCATGTTTAGTGAACCTTCGCTCTTAATTAATTCCATAGTCTCCTCCGTTCCAAAACATCATAAtgttattattcatataaattatgtCTTGGAATGAATGTTATTAAATAGCTTAAATTACtgggttaaaataattttttgatatgatattaaaattttgataagtaaacgagtttgaatctcataattttcatttatttaataaaaaataagtacaaTATAGTATAAATCTGtacaaatttcaagtttaaaaaatttttatttgaaagaatgtgttagagaataatataaatgatatCTTAAGattccatttaaaaaattaaactattgagttgagatgattatttaagtgataatcctttcaaaaatactgaaatttattttaagcacCCCTGCTTACAGAAAGCAAAGAAAATGTTTGTGTGCTTTAAAGATTAGACAATcgataaacaaacaaacaaaactatatatatatatatatatatatatatatatatatatatatatatatatatatatatatatacataaaccCCTACTCCTACAATTATATTGTTATATGAATTG
The Populus nigra chromosome 3, ddPopNigr1.1, whole genome shotgun sequence genome window above contains:
- the LOC133688553 gene encoding laccase-2-like; translated protein: MGNSPRPTVLPSMAALQLLCFFIFSLVPDFAAAITRQYTFNITHKNFTRLCHTRSLVTVNGQFPGPRLVAREGDQVLVKVVNHVAENITIHWHGVRQLTSGWADGPAYVTQCPIQTGQAYTYNFTITGQRGTLLWHAHISWLRSSLYGPIIILPKLNESYPFKKPYKEIPILFGEWFNVDPEAVIAQALQTGAGPNVSDAYTINGLPGPLYNCSAKDTYKLKVKPGKTYLLRLINAALNDELFFSIANHTLTVVEADAVYVKPFEADTLLITPGQTTNVLLKTKPHLPNATFYMFAGPYFSGMGSFDNSTTAGVLVYKHPSSNNHLKKLPTLKPTLPPINATGFVANFTKKFRSLANAKFPANVPQTVDRKFFFTVGLGTNPCPKNTTCQGPNNNTKFAASINNVSFVLPSVALLQSYFFGQSNGVFTSDFPQNPTIPFNYTGTPPNNTMVSNGTKAVVLTFNTSVELVMQGTSIVAAESHPLHLHGFNFFVVGQGFGNYDPNKDPSNFNLVDPMERNTAGVPAGGWIAIRFLADNPGVWFMHCHLDVHTSWGLRMAWIVLDGPQPNQKIPPPPSDLPKC